The Pangasianodon hypophthalmus isolate fPanHyp1 chromosome 5, fPanHyp1.pri, whole genome shotgun sequence genome includes a window with the following:
- the map3k19 gene encoding mitogen-activated protein kinase kinase kinase 19 isoform X2, which translates to MDYSMKTEETSFVDLLFKGELEAVTRGLEDGLYSWEELDQPHNAQGSTPLISACQMGLDMVMHFLLERGADATLCNYNNQTALHVSQPDLQKELLAAMLRSLAHRAQLLEVAWRGDIHTLQRLLFETDSVDVNIQNQNGLTPLMLAVRDVDLFEGFQGTMGWDYDPPKVVKTLLAQSANLDIQDRKGCTVLTYVSQIKSSMKDELLQIILEHQTQSVPTHVMPEFHFPAECCNNSHGLSSPHMFSTLANMKDEEETYAYIAVQEDHKNSHQDKIIALCFRSAMEPKTNSKATGWTTLPSLRERNKCWTNFGILYPTSDVPVKTSLVPIPPRLTEKTKAILETPLVPHFSQLSQSAPSLALLDASFLLQVQTNIHNRLSTSDVNGQRDPLPVPCLRAPKHLAPLDQEYREGHVLSNFQCALAPKPTSLLSFGSREMRDRFSRLNARGSRGRGSEESSYSSQSSLDEEEEEKNCPQQTRKMFGSIEREPHTALRSPSTAQKLMNSGITEHINSNKPMAMKSKFMRRQKHETQTMKNSVTEFCKIVKPFERTLDTQQKSEALDVCEKNKTIYPADVPKMNKSVELTGGLSNEPDEPKDMVTDGRPAHGDEQSSFFVDTEQHQVSPVNIALHPAQAKSSKASKTTGAEEIKCRSSHSNQTINILDQINTRRDYGKPKKNRQNQSSQVANNEMALIGNVISEKISNKSDRPKIAPINHGPKLKDAPLNRRRTQESLHQGRLSGTKKISNKPQSQKQLLNRDTKKTTRQGLGRLGILGTQRAKSSLDYVSYRDMFLEIHQADEGPAIFEMFATPIYENLRAGSSVDRPKQVQSAPQFKRQVNGQQRAQKPAEGNRRKQKCTTSKRKQRKKKEIQPPEPQSHDQVIDSKQNNASVIPGTEGNNQIRKHKILTTEEDERHGSDLRLQTECSSVLSMIREVPSDTDIRIAFHNQQGDLPISFQSHRSLYLSMQFLQLKTGDRNNNKGDVISNVIEDSIAVQLPSQPLINTWTTDRTKSPVYQRFLDEVGEGPVTDDLLKRLAEELISLEEREVETLKPENPEMTNDASSKFKEIFSEVAPLDNLFRTERSSVDETITWTKGEILGRGAYGTVYCGLTSQGQLIAVKQVTLDVSNSETAEKEYDRLEREVDLLKNLHHQNIVGFLGTALSGNIISILMEYIPGGSISNVLNRFGPLPEKVFALYTRQILEGVVYLHDNKVIHRDLKGNNIMLMPSGVIKLIDFGCARRLNCLTHSGSRSDFLKSVHGTPYWMAPEVINETGHGKKSDIWSIGCTVFEMATGKPPLAHMGKMAALFYIGAKKGLMPSLPDDFSEEAKGFVQACLTNDQKMRPSAADLLRHPFVFHLRQATSSKPTNVHRKAHQKNSS; encoded by the exons ATG GACTACAGCATGAAGACAGAGGAAACAAGTTTTGTGGATCTGCTGTTCAAAGGGGAGCTGGAGGCAGTGACTCGAGGACTGGAAGATGGTCTTTACTCCTGGGAAGAGCTGGACCAGCCTCACAATGCCCAGGGCTCCACTCCTCTTATCAGTGCCTGTCAGATGGGCCTTGACATG GTCATGCATTTCCTTTTGGAAAGGGGAGCAGACGCAACACTGTGCAACTACAACAATCAGACAGCGCTGCATGTCAGTCAGCCAGACCTACAGAAGGAGCTGTTGGCTGCCATGTTGAGATCTTTAGCCCACCGTGCTCAGCTCTTAGAGGTCGCCTGGAGAGGGGATATTCACACCCTACAGCGCCTGCTG TTTGAGACAGACTCTGTAGATGTGAACATCCAGAACCAGAATGGGCTGACCCCATTGATGCTGGCAGTGAGGGATGTGGATCTGTTTGAGGGGTTTCAAGGCACCATGGGATGGGACTATGATCCTCCCAAAGTAGTGAAGACACTGCTGGCTCAATCTGC AAATTTGGACATCCAAGACCGAAAGGGCTGCACGGTTCTTACCTATGTCTCTCAGATCAAGAGCTCAATGAAAGATGAGCTGCTCCAGATCATTCTGGAACATCAAACACAGTCAG tgccAACACACGTGATGCCAGAGTTTCATTTCCCTGCAGAATGCTGTAATAATTCCCACGGCCTGTCTTCTCCACACATGTTCTCAACTTTGGCCAACATGAAG GATGAAGAGGAAACATATGCATATATTGCTGTCCAAGAAGACCACAAAAATTCCCATCAAG ATAAGATCATTGCCTTGTGCTTCCGAAGTGCCATGGAGCCAAAGACGAACAGCAAGGCAACTGG GTGGACAACATTACCAAGCCTGAGGGAGAGGAATAAATGTTGGACAAACTTTGGCATCCTGTATCCCACCTCTGATGTACCAGTGAAAACATCGTTAGTACCCATACCTCCAAGGCTCACAGAGAAGACCAAAGCCATTCTCGAGACTCCTCTAGTACCACATTTTTCTCAGCTTAGCCAGTCTGCTCCAAGCCTGGCCCTCCTTGATGCAAGCTTTCTACTACAAGTACAGACCAATATACACAACA GGCTCAGTACCAGTGATGTTAATGGACAAAGG GATCCCCTCCCTGTTCCGTGCCTGCGCGCTCCAAAACATTTGGCTCCACTTGACCAAGAGTACCGGGAAGGGCACGTGCTTTCAAACTTCCAGTGTGCACTGGCACCGAAGCCGACCAGCCTCTTATCTTTTGGCTCCAGGGAAATGAGAGATAGGTTCTCTAGACTGAACGCCAGAGGATCAAGAGGAAGGGGCAGTGAGGAGAGCAGCTATAGCAGTCAAAGCTCTCtggatgaagaggaagaggaaaagaacTGCCCTCAGCAGACAAGGAAGATGTTTGGGAGCATAGAGAGGGAACCACATACTGCCTTAAGGTCCCCTTCAACTGCTCAAAAACTGATGAATTCTGGGATTACAGAACACATTAATTCAAATAAACCCATGGCTATGAAATCTAAATTCATGAGGCGTCAAAAACATGAGACACAGACAATGAAGAACTCTGTAACAGAATTTTGCAAAATAGTGAAACCTTTTGAGAGGACATTAgacacacaacaaaaaagtgaaGCTCTGGATGTGTGTGAGAAGAATAAGACAATATATCCGGCAGACGttccaaaaatgaacaaaagtgtGGAATTAACAGGGGGTCTCTCAAATGAACCTGATGAACCTAAGGACATGGTTACAGATGGCAGACCTGCTCATGGAGATGAACAGTCCAGCTTTTTTGTCGACACTGAGCAACACCAAGTCTCTCCTGTGAATATCGCATTACATCCCGCTCAAGCGAAATCCAGCAAAGCCAGTAAGACGACAGGAGCTGAGGAAATAAAATGCAGATCTTCTCACAGTAACCAAACAATTAACATCTTGGACCAAATAAATACAAGAAGGGACTATGGTAAGCCCAAAAAGAATAGACAGAATCAATCATCACAAGTTGCAAATAATGAGATGGCCCTCATAGGTAATGTTATTAGTGAGAAGATCAGCAACAAATCAGATAGGCCAAAGATAGCACCTATAAATCATGGTCCCAAACTCAAGGATGCACCCTTGAACCGGAGGAGGACTCAAGAGTCTCTGCATCAAGGAAGGCTGAGTGGAACAAAAAAGATATCAAACAAACCCCAAAGTCAAAAGCAACTTCTCAATCGGGACACAAAGAAGACAACAAGGCAAGGCTTGGGAAGGCTGGGAATTTTAGGGACACAAAGAGCAAAATCATCTCTGGACTATGTCAGTTATAGGGACATGTTTCTGGAAATCCATCAGGCAGATGAAGGACCAGccatttttgaaatgtttgcCACCCCAATATATGAAAACCTTAGAGCAGGCAGTTCTGTAGACAGGCCCAAGCAGGTGCAGTCTGCCCCTCAATTTAAGAGGCAAGTAAATGGACAACAGAGAGCTCAAAAACCTGCAGAAGGTAACAGGAGGAAACAGAAATGCACGACTTCTAAACGTAAACAACGCAAGAAGAAGGAAATCCAACCGCCCGAGCCTCAAAGCCACGATCAAGTTATTGATTCAAAACAGAATAATGCCAGTGTAATTCCTGGCACTGAGGGAAACAACCAGATAAGGAAACATAAAATTCTCACCACTGAGGAAGATGAGAGGCATGGTTCAGACTTAAGATTACAGACTGAATGTAGTTCTGTACTGTCAATGATCAGAGAAGTTCCTTCAGATACAGATATTAGGATAGCCTTCCATAATCAGCAGGGAGATTTACCCATCTCATTTCAGTCACACAGATCACTCTATCTTAGCATGCAATTCTTACAACTAAAAACAGGAGATCGTAACAATAATAAAGGGGATGTAATCTCAAATGTAATTGAGGACTCCATTGCAGTTCAGCTCCCATCACAACCCTTGATTAATACGTGGACAACTGACAGGACAAAGTCACCTGTATACCAGAGGTTTTTAGATGAAGTGGGTGAGGGGCCTGTTACAGATGATTTGCTGAAACGTTTGGCAGAAGAATTAATTTCGTTGGAAGAAAGAGAGGTGGAGACTTTAAAGCCTGAGAATCCAGAAATGACAAATGATGCTTCATCAAAATTTAAGGAAATTTTTAGTGAG GTTGCTCCTTTGGACAATCTGTTTCGTACTGAGAGGTCCAGTGTAGACGAAACTATCACATGGACCAAAGGAGAAATTCTGGGAAGAGGGGCCTATGGAACT GTGTACTGCGGACTCACGAGTCAAGGCCAGTTGATTGCTGTCAAGCAGGTGACGCTGGATGTCTCTAATTCAGAGACAGCAGAGAAGGAGTATGATCGGCTGGAGAGAGAGGTAGACCTTCTGAAGAACCTTCATCACCAAAACATAGTGGGGTTCCTAGGCACAGCTCTTTCCGGCAATATAATCAGCATTCTGATGGAATACATCCCAGGAGGCTCCATCTCCAATGTCCTCAATCGCTTTGGACCATTACCTGAGAAGGTGTTTGCCCTTTACACACGCCAGATCTTAGAAGGCGTGGTTTACCTTCATGACAACAAAGTCATCCACAGGGACTTGAAAGGGAACAACATTATGCTTATGCCCAGTGGCGTCATCAAGCTGATTGATTTTGGCTGCGCTCGTCGCCTTAACTGCTTGACACACAGCGGAAGCCGTAGCGATTTCTTAAAGTCTGTGCACGGTACGCCATACTGGATGGCTCCTGAAGTGATTAATGAGACTGGCCATGGCAAGAAATCAGACATCTGGAGCATTGGATGCACAGTCTTTGAGATGGCCACAGGAAAGCCACCACTGGCACATATGGGCAAGATGGCAGCTCTTTTCTATATTGGGGCCAAAAAGGGTTTAATGCCTTCACTACCTGACGACTTCTCTGAAGAAGCTAAAGGGTTTGTGCAAGCATGTTTGACCAA TGACCAGAAAATGAGACCATCAGCAGCAGATTTATTAAGGCATCCTTTCGTCTTTCACCTCAGGCAGGCTACGAGTAGCAAGCCTACAAATGTTCACCGTAAAGCTCATCAGAAAAACTCTTCCTAA
- the map3k19 gene encoding mitogen-activated protein kinase kinase kinase 19 isoform X1 gives MDYSMKTEETSFVDLLFKGELEAVTRGLEDGLYSWEELDQPHNAQGSTPLISACQMGLDMVMHFLLERGADATLCNYNNQTALHVSQPDLQKELLAAMLRSLAHRAQLLEVAWRGDIHTLQRLLFETDSVDVNIQNQNGLTPLMLAVRDVDLFEGFQGTMGWDYDPPKVVKTLLAQSANLDIQDRKGCTVLTYVSQIKSSMKDELLQIILEHQTQSVPTHVMPEFHFPAECCNNSHGLSSPHMFSTLANMKDEEETYAYIAVQEDHKNSHQDKIIALCFRSAMEPKTNSKATGWTTLPSLRERNKCWTNFGILYPTSDVPVKTSLVPIPPRLTEKTKAILETPLVPHFSQLSQSAPSLALLDASFLLQVQTNIHNRLSTSDVNGQRDPLPVPCLRAPKHLAPLDQEYREGHVLSNFQCALAPKPTSLLSFGSREMRDRFSRLNARGSRGRGSEESSYSSQSSLDEEEEEKNCPQQTRKMFGSIEREPHTALRSPSTAQKLMNSGITEHINSNKPMAMKSKFMRRQKHETQTMKNSVTEFCKIVKPFERTLDTQQKSEALDVCEKNKTIYPADVPKMNKSVELTGGLSNEPDEPKDMVTDGRPAHGDEQSSFFVDTEQHQVSPVNIALHPAQAKSSKASKTTGAEEIKCRSSHSNQTINILDQINTRRDYGKPKKNRQNQSSQVANNEMALIGNVISEKISNKSDRPKIAPINHGPKLKDAPLNRRRTQESLHQGRLSGTKKISNKPQSQKQLLNRDTKKTTRQGLGRLGILGTQRAKSSLDYVSYRDMFLEIHQADEGPAIFEMFATPIYENLRAGSSVDRPKQVQSAPQFKRQVNGQQRAQKPAEGNRRKQKCTTSKRKQRKKKEIQPPEPQSHDQVIDSKQNNASVIPGTEGNNQIRKHKILTTEEDERHGSDLRLQTECSSVLSMIREVPSDTDIRIAFHNQQGDLPISFQSHRSLYLSMQFLQLKTGDRNNNKGDVISNVIEDSIAVQLPSQPLINTWTTDRTKSPVYQRFLDEVGEGPVTDDLLKRLAEELISLEEREVETLKPENPEMTNDASSKFKEIFSEQVAPLDNLFRTERSSVDETITWTKGEILGRGAYGTVYCGLTSQGQLIAVKQVTLDVSNSETAEKEYDRLEREVDLLKNLHHQNIVGFLGTALSGNIISILMEYIPGGSISNVLNRFGPLPEKVFALYTRQILEGVVYLHDNKVIHRDLKGNNIMLMPSGVIKLIDFGCARRLNCLTHSGSRSDFLKSVHGTPYWMAPEVINETGHGKKSDIWSIGCTVFEMATGKPPLAHMGKMAALFYIGAKKGLMPSLPDDFSEEAKGFVQACLTNDQKMRPSAADLLRHPFVFHLRQATSSKPTNVHRKAHQKNSS, from the exons ATG GACTACAGCATGAAGACAGAGGAAACAAGTTTTGTGGATCTGCTGTTCAAAGGGGAGCTGGAGGCAGTGACTCGAGGACTGGAAGATGGTCTTTACTCCTGGGAAGAGCTGGACCAGCCTCACAATGCCCAGGGCTCCACTCCTCTTATCAGTGCCTGTCAGATGGGCCTTGACATG GTCATGCATTTCCTTTTGGAAAGGGGAGCAGACGCAACACTGTGCAACTACAACAATCAGACAGCGCTGCATGTCAGTCAGCCAGACCTACAGAAGGAGCTGTTGGCTGCCATGTTGAGATCTTTAGCCCACCGTGCTCAGCTCTTAGAGGTCGCCTGGAGAGGGGATATTCACACCCTACAGCGCCTGCTG TTTGAGACAGACTCTGTAGATGTGAACATCCAGAACCAGAATGGGCTGACCCCATTGATGCTGGCAGTGAGGGATGTGGATCTGTTTGAGGGGTTTCAAGGCACCATGGGATGGGACTATGATCCTCCCAAAGTAGTGAAGACACTGCTGGCTCAATCTGC AAATTTGGACATCCAAGACCGAAAGGGCTGCACGGTTCTTACCTATGTCTCTCAGATCAAGAGCTCAATGAAAGATGAGCTGCTCCAGATCATTCTGGAACATCAAACACAGTCAG tgccAACACACGTGATGCCAGAGTTTCATTTCCCTGCAGAATGCTGTAATAATTCCCACGGCCTGTCTTCTCCACACATGTTCTCAACTTTGGCCAACATGAAG GATGAAGAGGAAACATATGCATATATTGCTGTCCAAGAAGACCACAAAAATTCCCATCAAG ATAAGATCATTGCCTTGTGCTTCCGAAGTGCCATGGAGCCAAAGACGAACAGCAAGGCAACTGG GTGGACAACATTACCAAGCCTGAGGGAGAGGAATAAATGTTGGACAAACTTTGGCATCCTGTATCCCACCTCTGATGTACCAGTGAAAACATCGTTAGTACCCATACCTCCAAGGCTCACAGAGAAGACCAAAGCCATTCTCGAGACTCCTCTAGTACCACATTTTTCTCAGCTTAGCCAGTCTGCTCCAAGCCTGGCCCTCCTTGATGCAAGCTTTCTACTACAAGTACAGACCAATATACACAACA GGCTCAGTACCAGTGATGTTAATGGACAAAGG GATCCCCTCCCTGTTCCGTGCCTGCGCGCTCCAAAACATTTGGCTCCACTTGACCAAGAGTACCGGGAAGGGCACGTGCTTTCAAACTTCCAGTGTGCACTGGCACCGAAGCCGACCAGCCTCTTATCTTTTGGCTCCAGGGAAATGAGAGATAGGTTCTCTAGACTGAACGCCAGAGGATCAAGAGGAAGGGGCAGTGAGGAGAGCAGCTATAGCAGTCAAAGCTCTCtggatgaagaggaagaggaaaagaacTGCCCTCAGCAGACAAGGAAGATGTTTGGGAGCATAGAGAGGGAACCACATACTGCCTTAAGGTCCCCTTCAACTGCTCAAAAACTGATGAATTCTGGGATTACAGAACACATTAATTCAAATAAACCCATGGCTATGAAATCTAAATTCATGAGGCGTCAAAAACATGAGACACAGACAATGAAGAACTCTGTAACAGAATTTTGCAAAATAGTGAAACCTTTTGAGAGGACATTAgacacacaacaaaaaagtgaaGCTCTGGATGTGTGTGAGAAGAATAAGACAATATATCCGGCAGACGttccaaaaatgaacaaaagtgtGGAATTAACAGGGGGTCTCTCAAATGAACCTGATGAACCTAAGGACATGGTTACAGATGGCAGACCTGCTCATGGAGATGAACAGTCCAGCTTTTTTGTCGACACTGAGCAACACCAAGTCTCTCCTGTGAATATCGCATTACATCCCGCTCAAGCGAAATCCAGCAAAGCCAGTAAGACGACAGGAGCTGAGGAAATAAAATGCAGATCTTCTCACAGTAACCAAACAATTAACATCTTGGACCAAATAAATACAAGAAGGGACTATGGTAAGCCCAAAAAGAATAGACAGAATCAATCATCACAAGTTGCAAATAATGAGATGGCCCTCATAGGTAATGTTATTAGTGAGAAGATCAGCAACAAATCAGATAGGCCAAAGATAGCACCTATAAATCATGGTCCCAAACTCAAGGATGCACCCTTGAACCGGAGGAGGACTCAAGAGTCTCTGCATCAAGGAAGGCTGAGTGGAACAAAAAAGATATCAAACAAACCCCAAAGTCAAAAGCAACTTCTCAATCGGGACACAAAGAAGACAACAAGGCAAGGCTTGGGAAGGCTGGGAATTTTAGGGACACAAAGAGCAAAATCATCTCTGGACTATGTCAGTTATAGGGACATGTTTCTGGAAATCCATCAGGCAGATGAAGGACCAGccatttttgaaatgtttgcCACCCCAATATATGAAAACCTTAGAGCAGGCAGTTCTGTAGACAGGCCCAAGCAGGTGCAGTCTGCCCCTCAATTTAAGAGGCAAGTAAATGGACAACAGAGAGCTCAAAAACCTGCAGAAGGTAACAGGAGGAAACAGAAATGCACGACTTCTAAACGTAAACAACGCAAGAAGAAGGAAATCCAACCGCCCGAGCCTCAAAGCCACGATCAAGTTATTGATTCAAAACAGAATAATGCCAGTGTAATTCCTGGCACTGAGGGAAACAACCAGATAAGGAAACATAAAATTCTCACCACTGAGGAAGATGAGAGGCATGGTTCAGACTTAAGATTACAGACTGAATGTAGTTCTGTACTGTCAATGATCAGAGAAGTTCCTTCAGATACAGATATTAGGATAGCCTTCCATAATCAGCAGGGAGATTTACCCATCTCATTTCAGTCACACAGATCACTCTATCTTAGCATGCAATTCTTACAACTAAAAACAGGAGATCGTAACAATAATAAAGGGGATGTAATCTCAAATGTAATTGAGGACTCCATTGCAGTTCAGCTCCCATCACAACCCTTGATTAATACGTGGACAACTGACAGGACAAAGTCACCTGTATACCAGAGGTTTTTAGATGAAGTGGGTGAGGGGCCTGTTACAGATGATTTGCTGAAACGTTTGGCAGAAGAATTAATTTCGTTGGAAGAAAGAGAGGTGGAGACTTTAAAGCCTGAGAATCCAGAAATGACAAATGATGCTTCATCAAAATTTAAGGAAATTTTTAGTGAG CAGGTTGCTCCTTTGGACAATCTGTTTCGTACTGAGAGGTCCAGTGTAGACGAAACTATCACATGGACCAAAGGAGAAATTCTGGGAAGAGGGGCCTATGGAACT GTGTACTGCGGACTCACGAGTCAAGGCCAGTTGATTGCTGTCAAGCAGGTGACGCTGGATGTCTCTAATTCAGAGACAGCAGAGAAGGAGTATGATCGGCTGGAGAGAGAGGTAGACCTTCTGAAGAACCTTCATCACCAAAACATAGTGGGGTTCCTAGGCACAGCTCTTTCCGGCAATATAATCAGCATTCTGATGGAATACATCCCAGGAGGCTCCATCTCCAATGTCCTCAATCGCTTTGGACCATTACCTGAGAAGGTGTTTGCCCTTTACACACGCCAGATCTTAGAAGGCGTGGTTTACCTTCATGACAACAAAGTCATCCACAGGGACTTGAAAGGGAACAACATTATGCTTATGCCCAGTGGCGTCATCAAGCTGATTGATTTTGGCTGCGCTCGTCGCCTTAACTGCTTGACACACAGCGGAAGCCGTAGCGATTTCTTAAAGTCTGTGCACGGTACGCCATACTGGATGGCTCCTGAAGTGATTAATGAGACTGGCCATGGCAAGAAATCAGACATCTGGAGCATTGGATGCACAGTCTTTGAGATGGCCACAGGAAAGCCACCACTGGCACATATGGGCAAGATGGCAGCTCTTTTCTATATTGGGGCCAAAAAGGGTTTAATGCCTTCACTACCTGACGACTTCTCTGAAGAAGCTAAAGGGTTTGTGCAAGCATGTTTGACCAA TGACCAGAAAATGAGACCATCAGCAGCAGATTTATTAAGGCATCCTTTCGTCTTTCACCTCAGGCAGGCTACGAGTAGCAAGCCTACAAATGTTCACCGTAAAGCTCATCAGAAAAACTCTTCCTAA